In Candidatus Defluviibacterium haderslevense, the following are encoded in one genomic region:
- a CDS encoding nitronate monooxygenase: MHTELTEMLGIKYPVIMAPMFLVSNTAMVKAAIHSGITGAIPALNYRTIDEFKNALQELKDLNQCYGINLIVNKSNYKLKEQLNACLEFKVPFIITSLGSPEQVIKACRPLGIKVFCDVSDMAYARKAAALNPDALIAVNKFAGGHCGILDPKDFIPALRREFKHIPIISAGGVGDSNGIKEMIALGACGVSIGTPFIASEESPVTQDYKNACVTFSSKDIVLTTKLSGSPCTVINTPYVQQIGTQQSWLEKVLSKNKTLKKWVKMLIYKHGMDQLKKSAFAATYQNVWCAGPTIDFVHEISPVKTIVEKLTAEL; this comes from the coding sequence ATGCATACTGAATTAACAGAAATGTTAGGGATTAAATATCCAGTGATTATGGCTCCCATGTTTTTAGTGTCCAACACAGCTATGGTTAAAGCTGCAATCCACAGTGGTATTACTGGAGCGATTCCAGCACTCAATTATAGAACGATTGATGAATTCAAAAATGCATTGCAAGAGTTAAAAGATTTAAATCAATGTTACGGTATAAATCTTATTGTAAATAAATCAAATTATAAACTTAAAGAACAACTGAATGCTTGTTTAGAATTCAAAGTACCCTTTATTATTACTTCGTTAGGAAGTCCAGAACAAGTGATTAAAGCATGCAGACCTCTAGGTATTAAAGTCTTTTGTGATGTCTCTGATATGGCTTATGCTCGCAAAGCTGCGGCACTAAATCCAGATGCACTCATAGCAGTTAATAAATTCGCGGGTGGACATTGTGGTATCCTGGATCCTAAAGATTTTATTCCAGCCTTAAGGCGTGAATTTAAACACATTCCAATAATCAGTGCTGGAGGTGTCGGAGATTCAAATGGGATCAAAGAAATGATCGCTCTGGGTGCTTGCGGTGTATCTATAGGAACTCCATTTATTGCCTCTGAAGAATCACCCGTTACCCAAGATTATAAAAATGCCTGTGTAACTTTTTCTTCAAAAGATATTGTATTGACCACTAAGTTAAGTGGAAGTCCATGTACCGTAATCAATACACCTTACGTTCAACAAATTGGAACTCAACAATCATGGTTAGAAAAAGTATTGAGCAAAAATAAAACCCTTAAAAAATGGGTAAAGATGTTGATCTATAAACATGGTATGGATCAATTAAAAAAATCCGCTTTCGCAGCTACCTATCAAAATGTTTGGTGCGCGGGACCTACCATTGATTTTGTGCATGAAATAAGCCCTGTGAAAACGATCGTAGAAAAACTAACTGCAGAACTTTAG
- a CDS encoding ketoacyl-ACP synthase III, translating into MQRKLAAITGIQGYVPEYILTNLELEKMVDTTDEWITSRTGVKERHIMKDPGKSTSDMGKIMVEKLLHKTGTSPDEIELLICCTITGDMVFPDTANTICHKVGIKNAFGFDVHAACSGFLYGLTTGAKYIESGSHKKVIVVGMDLMSSIIDYTDRSTCIIFGDGGGAVLLEPSEDGTGIIDSLFRGDGSGREYLHMKAGGALRPPSIETVQRREHYVYQEGKAVFKAAINGMVDTVTKVLERNQLTIDAIDWLVPHQANIRIINGVADALKFDPAKVMVNIHKYGNTTAGTLPLCLWEWEPKLKKDDKILLTAFGGGFTWGTTYLKWAYGQ; encoded by the coding sequence ATGCAAAGAAAACTTGCTGCTATTACAGGCATACAAGGATATGTTCCCGAATATATACTGACCAATTTGGAGTTGGAAAAGATGGTTGACACCACAGACGAATGGATTACTTCGCGTACTGGTGTCAAAGAAAGACATATCATGAAAGATCCAGGAAAAAGTACTTCTGATATGGGCAAAATCATGGTGGAAAAATTACTCCACAAGACAGGAACCAGTCCGGATGAAATCGAATTACTGATTTGTTGCACGATCACCGGAGATATGGTATTCCCGGATACCGCCAATACCATTTGTCACAAAGTAGGGATTAAAAATGCGTTTGGATTTGATGTTCACGCTGCTTGTTCGGGGTTTTTATACGGTTTAACTACGGGTGCGAAATATATAGAATCAGGAAGTCACAAGAAGGTAATTGTGGTTGGGATGGACTTAATGTCTTCCATCATTGATTACACCGATCGCTCTACCTGTATTATTTTTGGTGATGGAGGTGGAGCAGTATTACTGGAACCTTCCGAAGACGGCACGGGCATCATCGACAGTCTTTTTAGAGGCGATGGTTCTGGTCGTGAATATCTGCACATGAAGGCTGGGGGTGCTTTACGTCCTCCAAGTATTGAAACAGTCCAACGTAGAGAACATTATGTGTACCAGGAAGGCAAAGCCGTATTTAAAGCTGCGATTAATGGTATGGTGGACACCGTCACTAAAGTTCTAGAACGAAATCAACTAACGATTGATGCAATTGACTGGTTGGTTCCCCATCAGGCCAATATCAGAATCATCAATGGGGTGGCAGATGCCCTTAAATTCGATCCGGCTAAAGTAATGGTCAATATTCATAAATATGGCAACACAACAGCCGGTACTTTGCCCTTATGCCTTTGGGAATGGGAACCAAAATTAAAAAAAGATGATAAGATATTGTTGACCGCATTTGGTGGAGGTTTTACCTGGGGTACTACCTATCTGAAATGGGCATATGGCCAATAA
- a CDS encoding gliding motility-associated C-terminal domain-containing protein — translation MYLYRYITSRTPKLLFIVSLFLFCHTAILSAQDTCVVIDLEPFSGGKGDTVCVKVRVSNFKNIVSMQFPINYNPNFVKPIFARNFYNQPNFGFDASNVQINKTTSDVRVVWNDVNIAGVTIPDTVIFELCFVLIGSPGSCSSIYFSDNPIGTEIIDVDDKTVCVNDANPNDQICIELPSHLCVISTACGTLNNTGSLTIKTWGGLPPYTITSINPVTNSVLQKSGDCLIINNLSAGMYDFTIKDANGDSSNITITITNSNPINITTDLNYTKDPSCYNKRNGRIGMNYTGGVEPTLIAWSPLNIYGVSRLSFLGAGTYTVTITDSLGCIATKDFVLRADTLFSKVTIDKYPSCAGICDGQVTAMASGGNPFLGGNYNFYWSFNTNDNCMRAKTCTNDSICGDQFVLIEDRGGCADTLFFSLPFGIGNLQDSVVVDSVRCFGEANGVAHVFVSSKATLNTPIKVTMQTLLGNSIPGGVLNGTEYTSSMVRAGKYVITIMDAAGCSILDTIEIFEPDSLEIIENALDTTASCNPGNDAFIDLRAFGGTQPYTYQWNFMAKTTPRIVGLSAGTYTVTVTDAHGCTQSKSYTVSAPTGPKIIGFNNTNVFCPGDSSGCVEVLYNLGTGTVNTFMWNVPGNNPRICNLPSGKYTIRIEDSNGCFDTASTTINFSGNGIRIDSATIRNPSCPGKSDGFIIVTAQGGNGLLTYKWSNNITSQVNVNIKAGTYTVTIDDIGGCPPVIDSFTLIDRPKPTMQVSGLQPTSCSAITSCDGQAQIEVFTSDTIVTITWSSGEQKQYFNRQNSYKDTARLLCSGRQYAIVSVNNLCSDTVYFDILPAVPISIDSSRLTIIPPKCYKFTDGSVSVAAKGGTGPYTYMWENNPPSPILSGIGDGYYKVTIRDAKGCIFLDSVRVRQPDSIKIQVILGSTLDVSCFGKQDGRIATTWTGGNKGKGQFVWNPNVGQDSVLTGLAAGTYTLVVFDTNLCSGTVQHTINEPPKISATITPIDTPACTNDQFVFSVLNATGGAGPQYRYTIQDGPPNQIGDEVPLFSGIYSIKIYDKNNCVLDTSIVVPDPINNLSVDFGKETETIQLGDSVLLRGIVNSTTLLDSIIWTPIQFVSTSTQTTSFVNPPRNQMYVLTVVDENGCTASDKISIIVENNRRFYVPNIISPNNDGTNDHFKISVGPDVEEISLLQIYDRWGGLVYSNSYLDISAGEVNTWNGRFKDQPCNPGVYAYIASVKFRDGFVLQYRGDITLIR, via the coding sequence ATGTATTTATATCGCTATATCACTTCCCGAACTCCGAAGCTTTTATTTATCGTTTCGTTATTTTTATTTTGCCATACCGCTATATTATCCGCGCAAGATACCTGTGTGGTCATAGATTTAGAACCTTTTAGTGGAGGAAAAGGGGATACTGTTTGTGTTAAAGTTCGTGTGAGTAACTTTAAAAATATCGTATCAATGCAATTTCCAATTAACTATAATCCAAATTTTGTTAAACCTATTTTTGCCCGGAATTTTTACAATCAACCTAATTTTGGATTTGATGCTTCAAATGTACAAATAAACAAAACGACTTCAGATGTAAGAGTTGTTTGGAATGATGTTAACATAGCTGGTGTAACCATTCCGGACACCGTTATATTTGAATTGTGTTTTGTTCTAATTGGTTCTCCAGGATCTTGTTCTTCAATATATTTTTCTGACAACCCAATTGGAACTGAAATTATAGATGTTGATGATAAAACAGTATGTGTGAATGATGCTAATCCCAACGATCAAATTTGCATTGAATTGCCAAGTCATTTATGTGTCATTAGCACAGCTTGTGGAACATTAAATAATACTGGTTCATTAACAATTAAAACTTGGGGCGGCTTACCACCTTATACTATTACTTCTATTAACCCTGTAACTAATTCTGTACTGCAAAAATCCGGAGACTGTTTAATTATTAATAATCTCTCAGCTGGGATGTATGATTTTACAATTAAAGATGCAAATGGAGATTCCTCTAATATTACAATAACTATAACAAATAGTAACCCAATAAATATTACGACTGATTTAAATTATACAAAGGATCCCAGTTGTTATAACAAAAGAAATGGACGTATTGGGATGAATTATACTGGTGGTGTAGAGCCTACATTAATAGCTTGGTCCCCATTGAACATATATGGAGTTAGTCGCCTTTCATTTCTAGGAGCTGGAACTTATACAGTAACTATTACGGACAGTTTAGGATGCATAGCTACAAAGGACTTTGTACTCCGTGCAGACACATTATTCTCTAAAGTTACGATAGATAAATATCCTTCATGTGCTGGAATATGTGATGGACAGGTTACAGCAATGGCAAGTGGTGGGAATCCATTTTTGGGCGGGAATTATAATTTCTACTGGAGTTTTAATACCAATGATAATTGCATGAGAGCTAAAACATGCACTAACGATAGTATTTGTGGAGATCAGTTTGTTTTAATTGAAGATCGGGGTGGTTGTGCAGATACCCTTTTCTTTTCGCTGCCTTTTGGTATCGGGAATCTTCAGGATTCTGTCGTTGTTGATAGTGTCCGATGTTTTGGTGAGGCGAACGGTGTAGCACATGTTTTTGTAAGTTCTAAAGCGACCTTGAATACACCAATCAAAGTCACTATGCAAACGCTATTGGGAAATTCAATCCCAGGAGGGGTCCTGAATGGTACAGAATACACCAGTTCCATGGTGCGGGCAGGTAAATATGTTATTACTATAATGGATGCGGCAGGATGTTCGATTTTAGATACCATTGAAATTTTTGAACCAGATTCTTTAGAAATCATAGAAAACGCATTAGATACGACTGCTTCATGTAACCCGGGTAATGACGCATTTATTGATCTAAGAGCATTTGGTGGAACGCAGCCTTATACTTACCAGTGGAATTTTATGGCTAAGACTACACCAAGAATTGTGGGCTTATCAGCCGGAACATACACCGTTACCGTAACGGATGCTCATGGATGTACTCAATCCAAAAGTTATACTGTTTCAGCACCAACTGGTCCCAAAATAATCGGATTTAACAATACGAATGTATTCTGTCCCGGTGATTCCAGTGGCTGTGTCGAAGTATTATACAATCTGGGAACTGGCACTGTGAATACCTTCATGTGGAATGTCCCGGGCAATAACCCTCGAATTTGTAATTTGCCCTCAGGTAAATATACCATACGAATTGAAGATAGTAATGGTTGTTTTGATACAGCATCTACTACTATTAACTTTTCCGGAAATGGAATACGCATAGATTCAGCAACCATTAGAAATCCTTCCTGTCCAGGAAAATCTGATGGATTCATTATCGTTACTGCGCAAGGTGGTAATGGATTGTTGACTTATAAATGGAGTAACAATATTACATCTCAAGTCAATGTAAATATTAAAGCTGGAACGTATACAGTCACGATTGATGATATCGGAGGTTGCCCTCCTGTAATTGATTCCTTCACATTGATAGATAGACCTAAACCAACTATGCAAGTGTCCGGTCTGCAACCGACAAGTTGTTCCGCAATAACGAGTTGTGATGGTCAAGCTCAAATCGAAGTGTTTACTTCAGATACTATAGTTACCATCACATGGTCTTCCGGCGAACAAAAACAGTATTTTAATCGTCAGAATAGCTATAAAGATACTGCGCGCCTTCTTTGCTCAGGAAGACAGTATGCTATAGTGTCTGTTAATAACCTGTGTTCTGATACTGTGTATTTTGATATCCTCCCGGCGGTTCCAATAAGTATAGACTCTTCAAGATTGACTATAATTCCACCTAAATGTTATAAGTTCACTGATGGCTCAGTTTCAGTAGCAGCCAAAGGTGGTACGGGTCCATATACTTACATGTGGGAGAATAATCCACCTTCCCCGATTTTAAGTGGCATAGGCGATGGATATTACAAAGTAACCATTAGAGACGCTAAAGGGTGTATATTTTTAGATTCTGTAAGGGTAAGACAGCCAGATTCAATTAAAATTCAAGTTATCCTGGGTTCAACGTTGGATGTCTCGTGTTTTGGAAAACAAGATGGTCGGATAGCAACTACATGGACAGGAGGTAACAAGGGCAAAGGCCAATTCGTATGGAACCCTAATGTGGGTCAGGATTCTGTACTCACTGGATTAGCTGCCGGTACATACACCTTAGTTGTATTTGATACCAATCTTTGTTCAGGAACAGTGCAACATACGATCAACGAACCACCAAAAATATCGGCTACCATAACCCCTATCGATACACCAGCTTGTACGAATGATCAGTTTGTCTTTTCGGTCCTAAATGCAACTGGCGGTGCTGGTCCACAGTATCGATATACGATTCAAGATGGCCCACCAAATCAAATAGGAGATGAAGTGCCTTTGTTCTCGGGAATATATTCTATAAAGATTTATGATAAAAACAATTGTGTGCTGGATACTTCTATAGTTGTTCCCGATCCGATCAATAACCTTTCCGTTGATTTTGGAAAAGAAACAGAAACCATACAGTTAGGTGATAGTGTATTATTAAGGGGTATTGTAAATTCAACCACTTTGTTGGATTCTATCATTTGGACGCCCATACAATTCGTGAGTACAAGCACACAAACTACCAGTTTTGTCAATCCTCCGAGAAATCAGATGTATGTGCTTACTGTTGTCGATGAAAATGGTTGTACTGCTTCCGACAAAATCTCCATTATTGTAGAAAACAATCGAAGGTTTTATGTTCCTAATATTATTTCGCCTAATAATGATGGAACCAATGATCATTTTAAAATTTCTGTTGGACCTGATGTTGAAGAAATAAGTCTGCTACAAATCTATGACCGATGGGGAGGTTTGGTATATTCCAACAGTTATCTGGATATTAGTGCCGGAGAGGTAAATACTTGGAATGGAAGATTCAAAGATCAACCTTGTAATCCCGGAGTATATGCTTATATAGCGTCTGTTAAATTCAGAGATGGCTTTGTGCTGCAATACAGAGGAGATATTACTTTAATCAGGTAG
- a CDS encoding thioredoxin family protein, with the protein MKNKSKLPGILFFVGSLLFLHTLSANAFIDGNFAQAKEKAKLEHKMLLVKFTAKWCLPCKWMDKTVFQDSQVIEFLDDKIVGISVDVDDSEGVALQSEYQVKLLPTMLLFHPEGNLLDRKVSSQNSTDVTKWIADQMSLNHITPIQKVQPENNVVVPTISEEEAFFKQKEESLTWSTQTETKINTTNQVHQTIEQNNTTTKELTSSSESEIKESVNYILGEYYVQVGAYSQFENAKAEAEKLDETFNQGASISDEILSQGKTIYKISLGSFQTLEEAQLFQDLLKQHKINGLIKKMD; encoded by the coding sequence ATGAAAAATAAATCAAAGCTTCCCGGAATTCTTTTTTTTGTAGGGTCTTTATTATTCCTTCACACCTTGTCAGCAAATGCATTTATTGACGGAAACTTCGCACAAGCTAAGGAAAAAGCTAAATTAGAACATAAGATGTTGCTCGTGAAATTCACTGCTAAATGGTGTTTGCCATGCAAATGGATGGATAAAACCGTGTTCCAAGACAGTCAGGTTATCGAATTTCTTGATGATAAAATTGTTGGTATTTCAGTTGATGTAGATGATTCGGAAGGTGTTGCCCTCCAATCTGAATACCAGGTTAAATTATTACCCACCATGCTTTTATTTCATCCTGAAGGCAACTTATTGGATCGAAAAGTAAGTTCCCAGAATAGTACCGATGTGACTAAATGGATAGCCGATCAAATGTCATTAAATCATATCACCCCCATTCAAAAAGTTCAACCAGAAAATAATGTGGTTGTGCCTACCATCAGCGAAGAAGAAGCTTTTTTTAAACAAAAAGAAGAATCTTTAACATGGTCAACACAAACTGAAACGAAAATAAATACTACGAATCAAGTTCATCAAACGATTGAACAAAACAATACAACAACTAAAGAATTAACTTCAAGTTCAGAGTCGGAAATAAAAGAAAGCGTCAACTATATTTTGGGAGAATATTATGTTCAGGTTGGGGCTTATTCACAATTTGAAAATGCAAAAGCGGAAGCTGAAAAATTAGATGAAACATTTAATCAAGGTGCATCTATTTCCGATGAGATATTGTCTCAAGGAAAAACAATTTATAAAATTTCTTTAGGTTCATTTCAAACTTTGGAAGAAGCACAACTCTTTCAAGATCTGTTAAAGCAACACAAAATAAATGGCCTCATTAAAAAAATGGATTAA
- a CDS encoding imidazolonepropionase, which translates to MGKESMLIINIKELWLHSTSPVPLLKGQAMSMLSPLKDAYIWIEGEQIKEFGLMAQCPSLNVPKYDANQGTVIPSFVDCHTHLVFAQWREQEFVDRIKGLSYQEISSRGGGILNSADKIKSMTEDALFEKSLSLVHNAIKNGTGAMEIKSGYGLNPTEEIKILRVIKRLKKAVPIPIKATFLGAHSYPLKYRENHQGYIDELIHQMLPQIAEEGLADYCDVFCEQGFFSPDETDQILTAASKFNIRSRIHTNQFTHSGGIDIGIRHQSLSVDHLEVLNDEEIELLKDSSTIPVVLPTAAFFMSLHYPPARKMIEQGLGIAIASDFNPGTSPSYNLTMAWSLACIKMRLLPEEALVGMTINAAHALEMAHEVGSITPGKKANLIITDHIPSLGYIPYSLTAPWIRQVCINGQFLS; encoded by the coding sequence ATGGGAAAAGAATCAATGTTGATTATCAATATCAAAGAGCTTTGGCTTCATAGCACTTCGCCTGTTCCTCTACTAAAGGGACAGGCCATGTCTATGCTATCACCATTGAAGGATGCTTATATTTGGATCGAAGGCGAGCAGATTAAAGAATTCGGATTAATGGCTCAATGTCCTTCCCTCAATGTGCCAAAATATGATGCAAATCAAGGAACCGTTATACCAAGTTTTGTAGATTGTCATACCCATTTAGTTTTTGCGCAGTGGCGTGAGCAAGAATTTGTAGATCGCATAAAAGGCCTAAGCTATCAGGAAATATCTTCACGTGGTGGAGGCATTCTTAACTCAGCGGATAAAATCAAATCGATGACTGAAGACGCGCTCTTCGAAAAATCTCTATCGTTAGTCCATAATGCCATAAAAAATGGAACCGGTGCGATGGAAATCAAAAGCGGTTATGGTCTGAATCCTACCGAAGAAATCAAAATCTTAAGAGTTATTAAAAGACTTAAGAAAGCTGTTCCAATTCCCATAAAAGCAACTTTTTTAGGTGCTCACTCTTATCCATTAAAGTATAGAGAAAATCATCAGGGATACATCGATGAACTCATTCATCAGATGTTGCCTCAGATAGCTGAAGAAGGACTTGCAGACTATTGTGATGTGTTTTGTGAACAAGGTTTTTTTAGTCCTGACGAAACGGACCAAATACTAACTGCAGCCAGTAAATTCAATATTCGATCCAGGATTCACACCAACCAATTCACCCATTCAGGTGGTATTGACATCGGAATTCGGCACCAATCCCTTTCTGTTGATCACCTGGAAGTGTTAAATGATGAAGAAATTGAATTGTTAAAAGATTCATCGACCATACCTGTCGTTCTCCCTACTGCAGCGTTTTTTATGAGCCTGCATTACCCACCTGCCCGAAAAATGATTGAACAAGGATTGGGCATAGCTATAGCCAGTGATTTTAACCCCGGAACCAGCCCGAGTTATAATCTGACCATGGCGTGGAGCCTAGCCTGTATCAAAATGCGCTTATTACCTGAAGAAGCATTGGTGGGAATGACCATAAACGCTGCCCACGCCCTGGAAATGGCCCATGAAGTCGGAAGCATAACTCCCGGTAAAAAAGCGAATTTGATTATTACTGACCATATCCCCAGTCTTGGCTACATACCCTATTCATTAACAGCGCCTTGGATACGACAAGTGTGTATTAATGGACAATTCCTTTCATAA
- a CDS encoding gliding motility-associated C-terminal domain-containing protein, which produces MKKLIIWFLLFYIGEIVLGQNIVRYNFNNCNLSENNNAAGPLKNSVSAVCDCGIEGDALNISGQDIEFPIELDSFFKNDFTMCISLLLDNPTGEMDIISKTFKCNADTTLSISYRATDSFFLFSLREGFNETVFLAAKADPHSCWQTICLTKQSGDFRAFVNGVEKDRKVINELLRLNHGEPLRINNSPCQPNLLNGLRGRIDQCILADFAFDGSKIKQEYVPQQKIITQDTLIFLGDQFQLRAASNCPGSFQWSPNIGLSTTTSLNPIANPTQDIRYSLSFQLPLCRITDTVFVRVIDKDKVQCEELRLPSAFTPNGDGLNDTYHISNNYLVDRLEYFDILDRNGGLLFSTNDPTIGWDGYSKGKTLVPGTYYYRIAYQCKGNQFKTRGSFFLMK; this is translated from the coding sequence ATGAAAAAATTAATCATTTGGTTTTTATTGTTTTATATTGGCGAAATCGTCCTGGGACAGAATATTGTACGGTACAACTTCAATAATTGCAATTTGTCTGAAAATAATAATGCTGCTGGTCCTTTGAAAAACAGTGTATCAGCCGTCTGTGATTGTGGTATTGAGGGAGATGCATTAAATATTTCAGGTCAGGATATAGAATTCCCAATTGAACTGGATTCGTTTTTTAAAAATGATTTCACCATGTGTATTTCATTATTATTGGATAATCCAACTGGTGAAATGGACATCATTTCGAAAACCTTCAAGTGTAATGCTGACACTACATTGAGTATTTCATACAGAGCTACCGATTCATTCTTCCTTTTTAGTCTGCGCGAAGGTTTTAATGAAACTGTTTTTTTAGCTGCCAAAGCGGATCCTCACAGTTGCTGGCAAACCATTTGTTTAACAAAGCAAAGTGGTGACTTTAGGGCTTTTGTCAATGGCGTTGAAAAGGACAGGAAAGTTATCAATGAATTGTTGCGATTGAATCATGGCGAACCATTGAGAATTAATAATTCACCATGTCAACCGAATCTATTAAATGGTTTGAGAGGTCGGATTGATCAATGCATTTTAGCTGATTTTGCATTTGATGGTTCTAAGATTAAACAAGAGTATGTTCCCCAACAAAAAATAATTACCCAAGATACGCTCATTTTTCTTGGAGATCAATTTCAATTAAGAGCAGCAAGTAATTGTCCGGGATCCTTTCAGTGGTCACCTAATATAGGTCTTTCTACAACGACTTCATTAAATCCTATAGCAAATCCAACCCAAGATATTAGATACTCACTATCCTTCCAACTTCCGCTATGCAGAATAACAGATACGGTATTCGTCAGAGTAATCGATAAAGACAAAGTGCAATGCGAAGAGCTGAGACTTCCATCAGCCTTTACACCTAACGGTGATGGACTAAATGATACCTACCACATCAGTAATAATTACTTAGTAGACCGCTTGGAATATTTTGATATTCTGGATCGCAATGGTGGATTATTGTTTTCAACAAATGATCCAACTATAGGATGGGATGGTTATAGTAAAGGCAAAACCTTAGTTCCCGGAACTTATTATTATAGAATAGCCTATCAATGTAAAGGTAATCAATTCAAGACCAGAGGTAGTTTTTTCCTGATGAAATAA
- the tatC gene encoding twin-arginine translocase subunit TatC — MLANIFKKKNTAGIVETEMSFMEHIDSLRKHLFRAALYIIVVMFIVFLQKSYVFDTIILGPTKPDFFTYRFLCSLADFMCFEPAKFEIYTRELGEQLTVHLEVSFYLGLIVAFPLVFREFWLFIKPGLYTKEQMVTKGIVFVCTALFLSGVLFGYFFIAPFSISFLASYDVSAQVKESVQLSSMVDIMLMFTMLTGLVFELPVVVYFLAKLGIMGPVFMRTYRRHAIVIITIIAAIITPPDVVSMTIVTIPLCLLYELSIYVAARVYPKDEIV; from the coding sequence ATGTTAGCAAATATATTTAAAAAGAAGAATACAGCAGGAATTGTAGAGACTGAAATGAGCTTCATGGAGCACATTGACAGTTTGAGAAAGCATCTTTTTAGGGCCGCTTTATACATCATTGTAGTTATGTTCATTGTATTTCTTCAGAAGTCCTATGTATTTGATACCATCATTTTGGGACCCACCAAACCAGATTTCTTCACTTATCGTTTTTTATGCAGTCTAGCTGATTTTATGTGTTTCGAACCAGCCAAATTTGAGATTTATACTCGAGAATTAGGTGAACAATTGACAGTGCATTTGGAAGTTAGTTTTTATTTAGGGCTCATTGTTGCCTTTCCTTTGGTTTTTAGAGAATTTTGGTTGTTTATTAAGCCCGGATTATATACTAAAGAGCAAATGGTTACTAAAGGTATTGTTTTTGTTTGTACAGCTCTATTTCTATCTGGTGTTTTATTTGGTTATTTTTTTATTGCACCATTTTCTATTAGTTTTTTAGCGTCATATGATGTAAGTGCACAAGTTAAGGAAAGTGTTCAGCTGAGTTCAATGGTTGACATCATGTTAATGTTTACCATGTTGACAGGATTGGTTTTTGAATTACCTGTGGTGGTTTATTTTCTTGCCAAGTTGGGGATCATGGGACCTGTTTTTATGAGGACTTATCGACGCCATGCTATAGTCATTATCACCATTATAGCAGCCATTATTACACCTCCTGATGTTGTCTCCATGACGATCGTTACTATTCCTTTGTGTTTACTTTATGAACTGAGTATATATGTTGCAGCACGAGTTTATCCAAAAGATGAGATCGTGTAA